The Luteolibacter arcticus genome segment GTTCGCACCGGACTTCATCTCTTACTTCGACGCGGGTATCACTTGGCAGTCGATCGCCCAAGGGGCGCTCATCATCCTGACGATGGCCGCCGGGCTATTCGCCTACATCACGGGCCTCTCTCTTTCAGCCCGATATGAGGGAATGGGGGATGCTCCGCCCGGCCCGCGCTTTCTTTCCAAGGTTCTCCTTTTCTTGCCCATGGTGGCGATGCCGTGCTGGTTCGTAAGCCAAGCACCGCACTGGGGGCTGATCTCGATCGCACCGTATGCCGCGTGGCTGACCTTGTGTTTCACCCGCTTCAAGAAGCCGATCCCCCGCTATGTCTCGGCGCTACTCGCCGGAATCCCGTTGGTGGACTCAGCTGCCGCCATCCCCTTGGCGCTGTTGCTCGCCTTCGTCCCGGGAAACGGCGTGGTCAATGTGCCCTTGGCGTGGGGAATCGTGGCCGTGCCGTTTGCGGCCTTCGTCTTGGGCCGCGCGCTGCAAAAGCTGGCACCCGCAACGTGAAGCCCGCTGGGAGCGCGGGCCGCTGGCCCGCTGAAGCACGGGGACTGCCTACATTGAGGCTTCGGACCGAAGCGGTGACCGGAGCCTAGGGACCGTTCAGCGGGCCAGCGGCCCGCGCTCCCAGCGTACTGCATCACACCGCCTCAAATCGTCCCGCCTCGCGATTCTTGCGGACCTTCCCGGCGGGAAAAACAGTCCCGTTCATCGCGAGATAAACCCCGGGCGGAAGCGCCTGCACGGCACCGAGCGCGAGGCCGAGATTGAAAACGGCATCGGTCACGCGGAACCGCGCGGGAGCAAGGGCACCGGTAAGGACGATGGTCTTGCCGGCGAGCCCCGTAAGAGCCTCGGCGGTGAGGCTCATGGTATCGGTGCCGTGGGTGATGAGGATCTTTTCCTCGGGAGCCTCCACACAAGCGCGGCGAATCTCCGCACGGTCGGCATCGGTCATCTCCAGGCTGTCTTTCCGGAGCAGGGGCTCCAGCCGCCACTCAATGGTCACGCCGGATTCGCGGAAGACGTGCGGCACGGTCGGCTCGCCAACCTCATACTCGGAAGAGGCGTCGAAGTAGACCTTGTCGATGGTACCGCCGGTGGTGAGGACGAGGAGCATGGGAAGAGACAAAAGATCGCAAGATTCCAGACACCAGACCGGAGAAGAAGGCTACGCCTTCGGTAGGAAGAACGACCGCTGCTTGTCGGAGACCGGCATGCCGAGTTTTTCCATGGCCTCCATCATGTCCTCCCAGACGGCGCGCTTGTCGCGGACCGAGGTGCTGCGCAGCAGGTAGGAGGGGTGATAGGTGACGCGCACCGGGATCCCATTGAACTCGTACCACTTCCCGCGCATCGCGCTGACCGAACCGGTGAGGCCCAGCAGACCCTCCGCCGCGGTGCCACCGAGGG includes the following:
- a CDS encoding UbiA family prenyltransferase, with amino-acid sequence MSRLRPLLATLRIANAPSVVSNVWLGFITGWYFCFGSWIPLDTDMIHWQNVVLLCASGLLIYFAGNLANDWHDLEWDKERRPERALPSGVFRRSSYLGAACLSAALGILCAFVQNRYCGICAIGILILVAIYTRFHKRAIWPVIPMGLCRAGLYLMGFAAFAPDFISYFDAGITWQSIAQGALIILTMAAGLFAYITGLSLSARYEGMGDAPPGPRFLSKVLLFLPMVAMPCWFVSQAPHWGLISIAPYAAWLTLCFTRFKKPIPRYVSALLAGIPLVDSAAAIPLALLLAFVPGNGVVNVPLAWGIVAVPFAAFVLGRALQKLAPAT
- a CDS encoding asparaginase, which produces MLLVLTTGGTIDKVYFDASSEYEVGEPTVPHVFRESGVTIEWRLEPLLRKDSLEMTDADRAEIRRACVEAPEEKILITHGTDTMSLTAEALTGLAGKTIVLTGALAPARFRVTDAVFNLGLALGAVQALPPGVYLAMNGTVFPAGKVRKNREAGRFEAV